One genomic region from Rosa rugosa chromosome 1, drRosRugo1.1, whole genome shotgun sequence encodes:
- the LOC133730040 gene encoding cysteine proteinase inhibitor 1-like produces the protein MLRAHYFLALLAVLFPLLVAGTEQNGATFLIGPGNGWKPVEDISAPLIIDIAKFAVSKYDLSNKKDLVFQNVTKGAYKEVLTGTQYRLVVTVRDNYSTLNQSPVYVANVVHTRRSPVNKLLSFEQISN, from the coding sequence ATGCTGCGTGCTCATTACTTCCTTGCACTCCTCGCCGTCCTCTTTCCTCTCCTCGTGGCAGGAACAGAGCAAAATGGTGCCACTTTTCTGATTGGTCCTGGTAATGGATGGAAGCCTGTAGAGGACATCAGCGCCCCTCTTATTATAGATATTGCAAAGTTTGCAGTTTCCAAGTACGACCTTAGTAACAAGAAGGACTTGGTCTTTCAGAATGTTACTAAAGGCGCCTACAAGGAGGTCCTAACAGGAACCCAGTATCGGCTCGTCGTTACTGTTAGAGATAATTACTCAACTCTCAACCAGAGCCCAGTTTATGTGGCTAATGTCGTCCATACACGTCGGAGTCCGGTTAACAAATTGCTCtcttttgaacaaatttcaaACTAA
- the LOC133730032 gene encoding cysteine proteinase inhibitor 5-like, with protein MMRAHYVLALLALLYPLFAAGASAPTGEWKPVDLHDPLVTDIGKFAVYEYNHQYKKDLLFQNVTNGAYKDVAYSPYSNATLYQLVITVQGYDRTPNPKLAVYQATVFRRTWDRFKKLLSFVKISK; from the coding sequence ATGATGCGTGCTCACTACGTCCTAGCACTCCTCGCCCTCCTCTATCCTCTCTTCGCCGCAGGTGCTTCTGCTCCGACTGGTGAGTGGAAGCCTGTAGACCTCCACGATCCGCTTGTGACAGATATCGGAAAGTTTGCAGTTTACGAATACAACCATCAATATAAGAAGGATTTGCTCTTTCAGAATGTGACTAACGGCGCCTACAAGGATGTCGCATATTCGCCGTACTCGAATGCCACCTTGTATCAGCTTGTCATTACTGTTCAAGGCTATGACAGAACTCCTAACCCCAAACTTGCAGTGTATCAGGCTACTGTCTTCCGTAGGACTTGGGATCGATTTAAGAAATTGCTCTCCTTTGTTAAGATTTCAAAATAA
- the LOC133725307 gene encoding profilin, producing MSWQAYVDDHLMCDIDGHHLASAAIVGHDGSVWAQSSNFPKFKPEEITAIMKDFNEPGSLAPTGLHLAGTKYMVIQGEGGAVIRGKKGSGGVTVKKTAQALIFGIYEEPLTPGQCNMIVERLGDYLIDQGL from the exons ATGTCGTGGCAGGCTTACGTCGACGATCACTTGATGTGCGACATCGACGGCCACCATCTCGCCTCCGCGGCCATCGTCGGTCACGACGGTAGTGTCTGGGCTCAGAGCTCCAACTTCCCTAAG TTTAAGCCTGAAGAGATTACAGCGATTATGAAAGATTTTAATGAGCCTGGGTCTCTTGCACCAACTGGTCTGCACCTTGCTGGCACAAAGTACATGGTTATTCAAGGGGAGGGCGGAGCTGTTATTCGTGGGAAGAAG GGATCCGGAGGTGTTACTGTGAAGAAAACTGCCCAGGCTTTGATTTTTGGTATATATGAAGAGCCTTTGACACCAGGACAGTGTAATATGATTGTGGAGAGGTTGGGAGATTACCTGATTGATCAGGGCCTGTAG
- the LOC133740235 gene encoding protein OXIDATIVE STRESS 3-like, whose amino-acid sequence MGEGTGKQMVEGAYSISQYDNYAKREESWDIVEGDDDHDRDDMSDTTSTTSNRSTYSSDFVDDASSSASSSCSSSLRSGGSLYDLSDLMAQLPIKRGLSKYFQGKSQSFTFLSKVNSIEDLAKKETPYQRSKALKSCKSYGGGLGTQRSYTLIPKATISKVKKASRGPLSFASLSSRRGASLGIINNNVPTVSVTKKV is encoded by the exons ATGGGTGAAGGTACTGGAAAACAAATGGTTGAGGGTGCATACTCGATCAGCCAATATGATAACTACGCGAAAAGGGAAGAGAGTTGGGACATCGTGGAAGGAGATGACGACCATGATCGTGATGATATGTCCGACACCACTTCGACGACATCGAATCGATCTACATATTCATCAGACTTTGTGGATGATGCATCTTCATCGGCATCGTCCTCGTGTTCTTCTTCCTTGCGTTCCGGTGGATCTCTGTACGACTTGTCAGATCTCATGGCCCAGTTGCCCATCAA GAGAGGGCTTTCTAAGTATTTTCAAGGCAAGAGTCAGTCTTTTACATTTTTATCAAAAGTGAATAGTATTGAAGATCTTGCAAAGAAAGAGACTCCGTATCAGAGATCAAAAGCACTAAAATCATGCAAGAGCTATGGTGGTGGCTTAGGTACCCAAAGATCATACACTCTAATTCCTAAGGCCACCATATCTAAAGTCAAGAAGGCCTCGAGAGGTCCTTTGTCATTTGCATCTCTTTCCAGTAGAAGAGGCGCCTCTTTAGGTATTATTAACAATAATGTCCCTACAGTTTCTGTAACGAAGAAAGTTTAA